A genomic window from Camelus ferus isolate YT-003-E chromosome X, BCGSAC_Cfer_1.0, whole genome shotgun sequence includes:
- the TSC22D3 gene encoding TSC22 domain family protein 3 isoform X5, with the protein MDLVKNHLMYAVREEVEILKEQIRELVEKNSQLERENTLLKTLASPEQLEKFQSRLSPEEPAPETPEAPEAPGGSAV; encoded by the exons ATG GATCTGGTGAAGAATCATCTGATGTATGCTGTGAGAGAGGAGGTGGAGATCCTGAAGGAGCAGATCCGGGAGCTGGTGGAGAAGAACTCCCAGCTGGAGCGTGAGAACACTCTCTTGAAGACCCTGGCGAGCCCAGAGCAGCTGGAGAAGTTCCAGTCCCGTCTGAGCCCCGAGGAGCCAGCTCCCGAAACCCCAGAAGCACCCGAGGCCCCAGGTGGTTCTGCGGTGTAA
- the TSC22D3 gene encoding TSC22 domain family protein 3 isoform X3, with protein MNTEMYQTPMEVAVYQLHNFNISFFSSLLGGDVVSVKLDNSASGASVVAIDNKIEQAMDLVKNHLMYAVREEVEILKEQIRELVEKNSQLERENTLLKTLASPEQLEKFQSRLSPEEPAPETPEAPEAPGGSAV; from the exons ATGAACACCGAAATGTATCAGACCCCCATGGAGGTGGCGGTCTATCAGCTGCACAATTTCAAcatctccttcttctcttccctgcTTGGAGGGGATGTGGTTTCCGTTAAGCTGGATAACAG TGCCTCCGGAGCCAGCGTGGTGGCCATAGACAACAAGATCGAGCAGGCCATG GATCTGGTGAAGAATCATCTGATGTATGCTGTGAGAGAGGAGGTGGAGATCCTGAAGGAGCAGATCCGGGAGCTGGTGGAGAAGAACTCCCAGCTGGAGCGTGAGAACACTCTCTTGAAGACCCTGGCGAGCCCAGAGCAGCTGGAGAAGTTCCAGTCCCGTCTGAGCCCCGAGGAGCCAGCTCCCGAAACCCCAGAAGCACCCGAGGCCCCAGGTGGTTCTGCGGTGTAA
- the TSC22D3 gene encoding TSC22 domain family protein 3 isoform X4: MAFQLPYSPSLFRKRDNASGASVVAIDNKIEQAMDLVKNHLMYAVREEVEILKEQIRELVEKNSQLERENTLLKTLASPEQLEKFQSRLSPEEPAPETPEAPEAPGGSAV; encoded by the exons ATGGCATTTCAGCTTCCTTATTCCCCCAGCCTCTTCAGAAAAAGGGACAA TGCCTCCGGAGCCAGCGTGGTGGCCATAGACAACAAGATCGAGCAGGCCATG GATCTGGTGAAGAATCATCTGATGTATGCTGTGAGAGAGGAGGTGGAGATCCTGAAGGAGCAGATCCGGGAGCTGGTGGAGAAGAACTCCCAGCTGGAGCGTGAGAACACTCTCTTGAAGACCCTGGCGAGCCCAGAGCAGCTGGAGAAGTTCCAGTCCCGTCTGAGCCCCGAGGAGCCAGCTCCCGAAACCCCAGAAGCACCCGAGGCCCCAGGTGGTTCTGCGGTGTAA